ttattattttcattatttttatctggttgagcttttatattgtattttatattatggttttatactgttgtatactgttgttttatactttgaatggttttaatttttgtgaaccgcccagagagctccggctattgggcggtatagaaatgtaataaataaataaatatgattttattagaatgtaagcctatgcggcagggttttgctattttattgttttactctgtacagcacaatgtacactgatggtgctatataaataaataaacaaataataataataataatggtcactctagtatagctcctgcagctttaactgtagtgatgaagaggaaatttcaccaggttctccatatatacaaatgacacttgctgaaattcccttttcaatacaactgttaaagatgcaggagccctgtcctcctttccatagggtcaccctagttaaagtgtCAGAtggggactcgggagatccgggttctagttcgcACTTGGTAACTAACTCTCAGCCCcgtgttgttgtcaggataaaaatgAGAAGAGGAGGGCTATATAAATCGCCTTGGGacccttgcaagagggggaaaaggcgggatataaatgcaataaaaaattaaatattactAATTATTACTGAGGTCCTTAAATTCTAACGTTGCTGCGTTGGGGGGCGGGACTGGGTGGGGATAAGCAACCTACACACAGGATGGGAAATAGTAACAGCTGAAAGGTAGAAAATAATAacaggcccggcccggcccggccctccCTTCCACGCGGCCTCGGCCCTTGGGGAGTGGAAGGCCTGAGGCGGCGCCCTACGAAACGCCGCTGCCCTTATTCTCACCGATCCTCTCCCGCTCCATCTCAACTGCCACGGCTCGcgcgcggggggagggggaggaggaggaggcttccttTAACCCGGAAGCGCTCGCTCCCGGCCCACACACTCGAGGGCGGAAGCTTCAGCTACGTCGAAGAAAGAGAGGCGGATGTAAACGTCCGCAGCTCGTCACTGAAAACCGGAAATGGAAAACGAATTCGATACGGGGATTGGTCCCTCGTAGTAAGGGCAGAAGTCCGGTGAGGGAAAGCGGTGTTGTCGTTTTAAAATagggtttctttaaaaacaagttaGCTAAAGGACCAGCTTTTGCCCAATGGCAGTGCGatatgcaaataaaaatgcttccCGATTTCGCCCTTCCATCATAGTAAGCTTCAGCCAATGAGCAGCTTGTTATTCAAATCAGAAACTGCCTGCCTCCGGAGCCTTACGTGGTTCGAACGTTTTCGACCTGTTATACAATTGAGCCAATGAGCGGCTGTTAATGTAAATCGAGACctctctgcattattattattattattattatcatcatcatcatcatcatcatcatcatcatcatcatcatccttactCGCATCATTCCCGCAAACTCAGGTTCCTATCTCACCAGCCAATAGGCTTCGTGTTGCTAGGCAGCTTATGCAAATTAAAGTGCCCTCCTCTTCTTACGTAATTGCGCTGGGGCGTGTCTAGACGGTGGAAGCGAAGCGTGAGCAAGAGGCAGAAAAACGGaagacgcagcagcagcagcaacaacaacaacaacaacagccggTGAATCGAAAacttgaaagggggagtcaaagGTGCAGTATGTATTGGCATTAGCCGTGGTGCACCACGGGCCAGGATGGCCAAGTTGGCATGACTCTCGGTGCATCATGGGAAATGATGCTTGCCCTGGTGTGCTGTGGGATGGTCCTGCGTGACCTGTTTGGATTGAAGTGAGCCCATAGGCATCCTAGGAAAAGGGCTGCCCCCAAACTGACTGGCTACagagcagacttcaggcttgtggcaTCTATTTTGCATTTTACCGGAAGCCAGGTGCAAAGTGGTGGCTCAGAGACATGGACATGCACTAAGCACTAAGAAACGAGGGTGCCTGTGAGCCTAGGCTCAGCCAGAAATTTATGATCAGGACTAGAAATAACTAGATGCAcgagtcctttcacacaaaatccCGCTCCTGGTTTTCTGCCAAGCAGTCCTTTTCAGCAACttaacttggggggtgggggcggaataCTTTTTAGTGGTTGCTATTGTCAGGCAATTGGGAATCAGGAAGCCTTGCTGATCTGCCCACCTGTGGTATAGAAGCTTAGCAtgacaggggcaggcaacctggtgctctccatctgttttggactacaacgcctaTCAGACTtaaccagcatgaccagtggtcaaaGAGTATGGGaggtgtggtccaaaacatctataaAGCAACAGATTGCCTAGACCTGGAAGATATGAAGGAGGCAGGGCCATACGTAGGAGCCTGAAAATGTGTGTATGCTTGCCCAAAAGAGAGAATCAGTCGATGCAGAACAGAAGATTGCTAAATTTTTGTCTTATTTTACAGATTGATTGTAAACCGGTCCTTgagccttttttgttgttgctaaggttcagcatttaaaaaaaaattttttttgctagTGTCgcgttctatgcatgtttaaagaggaaaaagtcctacatctcccagcattcccagccagccctcAATAAATAGATACAAgctatttaagctgcaatcctatgaacacttacttaGGAaggagccccattgaaatcaatgggactttgttctgaggaaacatgcatagggtggCAAGGTTAATTGTATTAACCTCTAGAGAAGTAGTTGTGTTCatctgttgcagcagaaacaatgAAGGGGTTTGTGGTACCTAAAAAGCTaccagatttattatggcataatcttTCATGGACATGAAAGCATCTGGTAACGTGATCTCTAGCCTGTAAAAGTTGAACACCTGATAGAGTCCTGGTCCATCTGGTCTTGGTTTAGCAATAGGTTTAGCTCCATTGGTGCTTAAAATGTTGCAAATAATTCTGCTTGTGCTTGGTGTAATCATTGCTTGCATAGTAATAATCCATGTAATCATTGCTTTGCTAAACTGCTGTATTAAATCTACTACTAACGCTGTCACAAAGACAGAATTGAAGCAAATGGTCAGTGTCATGCAGTGAGAAATGCacgaggaagagaaagaaaaagaaagagaaattgaACTATTGATGGCAATGCAAGTTTAATACGGTTGGTGGGCCTAGTTAGGCCCAAAGGGAGGCTGAGAAAGCAAGGCCATAACCCTGGATATTACCTGCTCTGTgtgtaggcctctgtatgtagtttggttcttgcaagtgaacttcATGGTGGGATTGGAATTATggatgtgcctgaatgtgctgcaatgctgaaactgcttaattggcaggaaatgcttaattggaatttctaactgtcaagaccttttgatatagtataagacaaataagctagcttgataaggaggactgaccatccagagccagtgtggtgtagtggctaaagtgttggacttgtcggggttctagtccccactcggccatggaaacccactgggtgactttgggccagtcacagactctcagcccaacccacctcacagggttgttgttgtgaggataaaatggagaggaggaggattatgtatgccgccttggcttccttagaggaaaaaaggctggatataaatgcaataataaataaattatgttatGGGGCATCTGTTGATAAGGTTTACTTtaatctgtctttgttttgctttagaattttgccaactgctaattggttaagatgctattGTGTATGAAttgacctgcttttcacacttcCAGGGGAGAAGTTCTTTGTAGGAGTCTCTCCATACAGCTTTATcacgctcaataaaacagagttgccttacaaccaaagtacTTGTCCATGGCCCAGGACtctattgttgttttaaagtgttaattatcaatgatggttttaattgtatgatAGTGAAATGTTAAATAATTGGACTTTGATGAGCAACCCCACAACTCAAGGCAAAAGGCAAGGGAGAAGGAGCTGCCTCAGTGTGGTAGCATGCACTAGCCTGGCTGTGTCTCATGCTTTCGATGCAACCTGTGGAAGCCCTTGCCACAAGCACTGCCTGTTAAATATTTATCGTTGTGGCCATAGGCCACAAGAGACGCAAACGTAATGATAATCCatcataaaattaaattaaaaacaatgtaaacacaTGAAGCTGCCTAAAACTGAGTCATGTGTATTAGTGGCCACGTTTTTGAAAGCCAGAAGTGGCTATGTGTAGTCTGGTCATTAGATCTacgactagcaaaaaagcccgtcatatgacaggtgtatttattttgttcgCACTTCcttgaatacaatatttttggtatacacttttgTAACCccatcaataatttttaactttataTCCTCGGACTCTGGACATTGCTACATACAGTTGTCCATGGGTAAATACCggtttctcggaacttggaacttccctagaaggccgcagttacgagaaacgttgctagatggtgccagagggcaaaaactatttcttggaaattccatagaaggccgcagttccgaggaacgtctGTAGATGGCGCAAGAGGGCAAAAACTCTAACTGGCTTAGAAGAGCAGTCTGGGCTGGTATATATAGATAAGAACTCCCGGCCTGGTCTGTTAGTTTGTTTATCTTATTTATAGAGAGATTTGTACCCTGCCCTTCTAGTGCACGTGCACGACTTTCAGAGCAACATGgaacaatttaaaatcataatGTCATAAACTACAATAACAATGCAACAACACAATAAGTTTAAAATTCATTGAACtacaacaataaaaatgcaacaacacaATAAGTTTAAAATGCATTGAACTACAACAAAGGTAGagactatgggggtggggggagccataACGTTTACATGAAGCAACGGACAATGGACTTCATCTGAGGGAGGTTGggaggatggcaaaaagggagagggcctttttggtggtggcccctggCTTATGGAACACCCTCCTCTGTGAGATCTGCCTGGTGTcaacattgccatctttttggtgccagattaagactttcctctacttccaggcaaGTGACAGCATGCACTAAGGATTAAACAGTCCTGGAATTTATATTGTTGAGTGTGCAAAATTGCCCTATATCTTTGTACGCAAATGGCTTTACGTTATGGaaagagaacttcggctattgggcggtataaaaatgcaataaataaatgttattatattgtgtttttagggtttcaatctttgtaagccacccagacagctttggctattgggcgctatagaaatgtaataaatgaaatcctgttggaataaaaatgtctttacagACTGGTGAAAAACAGCTAGAGAGAGTTGCCAAGCCTGTGGGATCACCTGTGCCCATCCTGCCGTGCCCATTCCCTAGCGTCTATAAGCTTCACCTGCCTGACTGtcatttccttcctctttcaggcGGTGATCTTGCCAGTCAGCCATGATTGTCTTGCCCCCAGGACTGACGGAGGAAGAGGAAGCTCTGCAGAAGAAATTTGCCAAGCTCAAGAAAAAGGTCAGACCTTGCTAGTGCTGGGGGTGAATATTATCCTAGTCAGGCCAAGCCAAACTAAGGGGCTAGGAAGCTGCCCTTCCGCCGAGTCAGTCTCTTGGCCAAtctcagcctaccccaacctcaCAGGGAAGGCCAAGACCAAGGGAAGCCAACTCatcctctcccgacgtgaatataccctgtcactacgttcaacatcgaaggtcctcctccgagtgcctactccgagagaggctcggagtgtggcaacgagggacagggccttttcggtggtggcccccagactgtggaatgatctccctgacgaggctcgcctggcaccaatgctgctatctttccggcgccaggttaagactttcctctttgcccaggcatatggcggcatatcttaatcacccacatgtttagttttttaatcggtttttaatgctttatgtgtgtatgttctgtgttttagagttttaaattttgtatacttgtttttatctcaattttagaatttttgtaaaccgcccagagagccctggctatgggagcagtatataagtgtaataaatgaatgaataaataaataaataaataaatcctgcaagCACTGGATGAGTAGACAGCCACATTCCCCCAGGGGAATCACTtcgttatctccaatctgtgttTGGAGATAACAAGATGATTCCCTTCGCACTGCTCACCCTCCCGTTGCAGGTTCCTCTTCCTGCCTTCTTCCAAATCCCCCAGTAGCCGGCATACTAGGGAGGCGGAGCCTGCAGAGCAAGGCCCAAACTCTGTAGGCTGGATGGGCAACTCTGCGGGCGGAAGTACACCAATATAGGGCAGAGATGAAAACTGCCCCATTAAAAGGGATTTCAGAACAAGAGGGAGATAGGGCTGTAAGTGttcttaactctctctctctctttttatatatTCCACCCCAGAAAAAAGCCCTGATGGCCTTAAAGAAGCAACAGAGCTCAACCAGTCAAGCTAGCCAGGGTGGAATTAAACGCTGTAAGTCAGGCCTCCGTGAAAAGGGGCGTAACGGGGTATAGTGATGTCTGGGGCATCAGCTCttaggaatctctctctctctttctcttcctcctcaccccccCACCACCACGCCCTGCAGCCATCTCAGACCAGCCGGTAGTGGACACAGCCACAGCCACTGAGCAAGCCAAGATGCTGGTGAAAACGGGGGCCATCAGCGCCATTAAAGCCGAGAACAAGAACTCGGGGTTCAAGCGCTCTCGCACCCTGGAGGGGAAGCTGAAAGTAAGTGGAGCCAACAGGTGGAGGTGCCACAGTGCACAGTTTAATACAAGGGTACAGAACCTCTCTCTgcccgagggccggattccattttggagaagctctcggggggccGCAGTCCAGTGGTGGAGACAGGCAACAAATAACAAAACtaccagcctgttttagcttaaagctcttgctgccagtcactaagccttagaagaggcatttctaaGCCGTTTTGAAGAGGGCGGGGGGAAGAGCACagagaagagccagtgtggcctaatggttagagtgttggactgggagtcaggagatccaggttctagaccgcACTCGAACATGGaaggccactgggtgactttgggccagtcacagactctcagcccaacctacctcacagggttgttgttgtgaggataaaatggagaggggaattatgtacgccaccttgggttccttggaagaaaaaacgTGGGAGATAAATGCGATAAATAAACAAAAGCCAGAAACTACCAAACGATCAGTGGTTGGAAAAAGGATGTGGAGCCATCTCGGTAAGGTGGGTGGCTCTCTGAGGAAAcccagagggccggattgggaccccaagcgGGCCTGAGGTTCTCCCCTCCTGGTTTAATAGGAGGGGGTCCTATCCAGCATACTTCTAATCTCTGTGTGTCTTTAGGATCCCGAAAAAGGACCGGCTCCGACTTTCCAGCCTTTTCAGCGCAGCATCTCGGCAGATGATGATTCCCAAGAGGTACCTGGGATTTATTTTCCTGGCTAGGGCATGGGAATCTAACGAGTTAGGGTAGAGGTGGGCAAATctgccctgctcctcctcccctttccctttccttccctggtTCACATTACCCCAGAGGGCAGCCTGTCGTGTCCTCCTCTTTCCTGGAGCTCCACCCACTTTCTGTGAAGCACTGATATCCTGACCTACAGCCAGGGTCTAAGGCAACCGTCCATGCTGGCATGGACCCCTATGCATCATGGGATAGGCTGGCGAGATTGTATGATGGGTGTAGGCCGTTGTGCATCGCGGGAAGACCTGGTTGTGTGAGTGCGTTGTGGGAAGCAGCCAAAAATCAACCGATCACTAGGAGAACAGTTCTCAAACcaaactgtgaaccgcccagagagcttcggctattgggcggtataaaaatgaaataaataaataaataaataaactcccggGCTGTACCAAGGGAATAGATGCTGAGGTAGCAATGACTCTCTTCTGAGTTGCTACCTCATGAGCTGCTCTCAAATGCCTTGTGAGCCCCAGTTTAGCCAACCAGCCAGGCTTAGAAACAACATGCCATTTTGAAACAGTGAAGGTAAATGAAAGATCCCGTAAGACCTTTGGGTGGGAGATGTCCTCAGAGGCACCGCTAGGGTGGGACCATGAGGCACAGGTCTGGGGCCCTGGATTCTGAGAGGGGCCCCCGATAGGCAGCTCTGGgcattgcctcctcctcctcctcctgctgtgaCACTAAAGGAAAGCGCCACAACAATGCAGTCCCAGAACCTGCCATTTCAACTTAAAAGtatttttctttgttaatttTGGCTAGCAGCacgctgaaccaatcagacactgcctttgggCATCGGGGTGGCCCTAAAGGTCCCCAGAGTAGCGAGAGGCTCCTGCACCGGCGCTTTCCTTTAGCGGTGTTGTGGCATGACAGGAGGAGGAACCAGAGCTGCCACGCCCCCCAGGTAAAATAACGGAACCATCCAGAATGACTGGGTTGGCTGGCAGGCTGGGGAGAAGAGGCTGGCCAAGGGGAGCCGGGTTTCTTCAGATAAGGCCTTTGCCCAGAGCCTTGCCTTCAAGCCTGGCAGTGCCTCTGGGCGTCCTGATTTTTCAACCAAGGATTGCAAGCGGATCGTTATTGTGAAATAGTCGGTgacttcctttcctctcctttttttaaCGTTTCGTTTTAGGCACGGCGCCCCCAGAGGAAGTCTCTCTACGAAAGGTTGGTTTGGGTCATGTGCTGTCGTGTTCATCACCAAATccagataaatttatttattttatttatttatttattacatttttataccgcccaatagccaaagctctctggatggttcataaATGGTCCTCTCAACATGAAATCCACCCAGTAAAATCTGGGTAGATTCCAGAAAAAACCCTGTGAGTTACGGCTGGGTTGTAGCAGCTTAATCGTGTTGTGCTCAGGTATGACGGTTGCTGTTTTGTGACCAGTCTTGCATCCTTCCGAAACGGACTGTAATTTTCTTCCCTTCGTGATTCAGATAGTGGGAAATATTCAGGTGTGTAGTAGGGTCTTCCTCACACTGTTTTGCTGAAAAGCTATGCCTAAGAGCCTCTTGAGGCACCTTAAAAGACTAACGGATTTCTTTCGGCCTCCATTTTTAGCAACTACagcagctttccacaacctggtgtcttcaagacgttttggacctcaactcatATCAGCCCTCTTGGAATTGCTAACAATCAGGAATCCTGGTCTTGTAGGCCAAAGCACACCTAGAGGGTCTCAGGCTGGGCTGCAGCATAAAGTGTTGTcatgagccagtgtggcgtagtggctaaagtgttggactgggagtcaggagatccaggttctagtccccacttggccatggaagtcgACTgggtgacttatttatttatttgttgcctttctatactgccccaaagctgaagctttgggccagtcacagactctcagcccagcctacctcacagggttgttgtttgtgAGGGTAAAACGGAGAGCcaggaggattatgtgcgccgccttgggttccttggaggaaaagaggcaggatataaatgcaataaatgagcTGTGGGTATCCGGATgggcctagagcagccttcctcaacctggggcgctccagatgtgttggactacaactcccagaatgccccggctggggcattctgggagatgcagtccaacacatctggagcgccccaggttgaggaaggctggcctagagcaAGTAAACCCCAGTGCCAGAGGGTAGCGATATGCAGAAAGTGCAGACAGTGACACTTGCAAAAGAGTTGTTGGCGACAGCACAGAATCTTGGCATCGCtagcaacttttttttaaaaaaagtttcaagaTAAATTGATAAGGGGGCGGGGCTAGGTAACGCCGTCACTTGTTGGGTgtgggggtggcaatggccgtcAGTCCTTCTGATCTCCccagcccctcctcctccccagtccTGCAGCCCCCTGCAAATTGATCCTCTGCCTTGCCTGCTCTTCCCCAGCTTTGTGAGCTCCAGCGACCGTCTGCAGGATTCGGAGAAGGACCCAGAAACACCCAGGGACCCGGAGAAGGAGTCGGAGCGGAGTGAAGACCTGCGCGGTTACGAGTGGGACTACGACCGGGATCGGAGCCAGGACAGGAGCCGGGACCGCGACAGAGACCGGGacagggacagggacagggaccgagacagagacagagaccgGGACCGGGACCGGGACCGAGAGGGCAGCTTCCGCCGTAAGGCATTCACGGGTCTTCTGGAGAGGGCAGTGCGGAGACAGTAGCTTTTTGGTTAGAACCAAAGCCCTGGCTTCTCAATGAAGGCGGCGGGGAGCAGAGTTGGGTGTTCGGATCTTGCCAAGAGAGGCTAGGATCTGGGTTTGGG
This window of the Elgaria multicarinata webbii isolate HBS135686 ecotype San Diego chromosome 3, rElgMul1.1.pri, whole genome shotgun sequence genome carries:
- the NELFE gene encoding negative elongation factor E, with translation MIVLPPGLTEEEEALQKKFAKLKKKKKALMALKKQQSSTSQASQGGIKRSISDQPVVDTATATEQAKMLVKTGAISAIKAENKNSGFKRSRTLEGKLKDPEKGPAPTFQPFQRSISADDDSQEARRPQRKSLYESFVSSSDRLQDSEKDPETPRDPEKESERSEDLRGYEWDYDRDRSQDRSRDRDRDRDRDRDRDRDRDRDRDRDRDREGSFRRSDSFPDRRAPRKGNTVYVYGADMNQTMLRTAFSAFGNIIDLSMDNPHNCAFVTYEKMESADEAIAELNGTVVEDVQLKVSIARKQPMLDAATGKSVWGSLAVRNSIKGSHRDKRSLVIHEDIF